The Ruania alba genome window below encodes:
- a CDS encoding phage tail sheath family protein, with protein MPTYTAPGVYVEEVPSSQKVLTAAPTAVTAFVGFTQTAPSDPEDPQGLAPRLVTSWSQYESMYGGFVDGAMLPLAVYGYFLNGGSLAYIVRVPNAEPSGEAATRALPAADRALGMPLTVESIAPDADLTIAIESADAPDDLEGPTPFSLTVLENDEVVERFSDLTFGGPRDAATIVNEGSTKVKVKVDLATDVTLEDQLELLKPGAYQLEKAAPVSVPVSPRKFAGSESARTGINGLALAEDVTIVTVPDLVTAATKEDGSLDLGMWKAVQTALIAHCEQHSNRIALLDAPPGLSPQAVRDWRADAAQYDSGFAALYYPWIKVDNPTGSNGTAEILIPPSGHVAGVWARTDESRGVWKAPANDTIRGVLDVEQSITQNEQSILNPIGINAIRPFGIRGIRIWGARTMSSDTDWQYLNVRRLFNMVESTILEGTQWAVFEPNDTALWEGVKRTLTGFLHGLWQEGALFGATPDQAFFVRCDETTNPPESIDAGKLVVEVGLAPVKPAEFVIFRVSQNKLSAS; from the coding sequence GTGCCCACGTACACAGCGCCCGGCGTCTACGTCGAAGAGGTCCCGTCCTCGCAGAAGGTCCTGACCGCCGCGCCGACTGCGGTGACCGCGTTCGTCGGATTCACCCAGACGGCTCCCTCGGACCCTGAGGATCCGCAGGGTCTCGCGCCCCGGCTGGTCACCAGCTGGTCGCAATACGAGAGCATGTACGGCGGATTCGTCGACGGGGCGATGCTGCCGTTGGCGGTCTATGGCTACTTCCTCAATGGCGGCTCCCTCGCCTACATCGTGCGGGTACCGAACGCCGAACCGTCGGGAGAGGCGGCCACGCGTGCGCTGCCGGCTGCTGATCGTGCGCTGGGCATGCCGTTGACAGTGGAGTCGATCGCCCCAGATGCCGACCTCACGATCGCGATCGAGTCCGCCGACGCCCCGGACGATCTCGAGGGGCCGACACCGTTCTCGCTGACCGTGCTGGAGAACGACGAGGTCGTCGAGCGTTTCTCCGATCTCACCTTCGGGGGCCCGCGCGACGCCGCCACGATCGTGAACGAGGGATCGACGAAGGTGAAGGTGAAGGTCGACCTCGCTACCGACGTCACCCTCGAGGACCAGCTCGAGCTGCTCAAGCCAGGCGCGTACCAGCTGGAGAAGGCCGCCCCGGTGAGCGTGCCCGTCTCACCGCGCAAGTTCGCCGGTTCCGAGTCGGCCCGCACTGGCATCAATGGCCTCGCGCTCGCCGAGGACGTCACCATCGTCACCGTTCCCGACCTGGTCACTGCGGCCACCAAGGAGGACGGCTCGCTCGACCTGGGCATGTGGAAGGCGGTGCAGACGGCACTGATCGCCCACTGCGAGCAGCATTCCAACCGGATAGCGCTGCTCGACGCTCCCCCCGGGCTGAGCCCGCAGGCCGTGCGTGACTGGCGTGCGGACGCCGCCCAGTACGACTCGGGCTTCGCCGCGCTCTACTACCCATGGATCAAGGTCGACAACCCGACGGGCAGCAACGGAACAGCGGAGATCCTGATCCCACCGTCGGGGCACGTCGCCGGGGTCTGGGCTCGCACCGACGAGAGTCGTGGGGTCTGGAAGGCGCCCGCCAACGACACGATTCGTGGGGTGCTGGACGTCGAGCAGAGCATCACGCAGAACGAACAGTCGATCCTCAACCCGATCGGGATCAACGCGATTCGGCCGTTCGGTATCCGCGGCATTCGGATCTGGGGTGCGCGGACGATGTCCTCCGACACCGACTGGCAGTACCTCAACGTACGGCGCCTGTTCAACATGGTGGAGTCGACCATTCTCGAGGGGACGCAATGGGCGGTCTTCGAGCCCAACGACACTGCGCTGTGGGAGGGCGTCAAGCGGACTCTCACGGGATTCCTGCACGGGCTGTGGCAGGAAGGCGCCTTATTCGGGGCCACCCCGGACCAGGCGTTCTTCGTCCGGTGCGACGAGACGACGAACCCGCCGGAGTCCATCGATGCGGGCAAGCTCGTCGTCGAGGTGGGCCTCGCGCCGGTCAAGCCCGCCGAGTTCGTCATCTTCCGCGTCAGTCAGAACAAGCTGAGTGCCTCCTGA
- a CDS encoding phage tail protein, whose protein sequence is MAGLFTADPIITQNFFLEIDGKVVSALMTVSGLDVEVGVGKSTQIGEKGQKQQVKFLGQTVEVSDLSLTRVAPADIDNDELWKWFKKVREGGLAGERASNRKNGSVVLYDAASTEVARFNFFNGWPSKIATDQLSVDGSDALKETITIVIERLERIK, encoded by the coding sequence ATGGCTGGCCTGTTCACCGCCGACCCGATCATCACGCAGAACTTTTTCCTGGAGATCGACGGCAAGGTCGTCTCCGCGCTCATGACCGTCTCCGGGCTCGACGTCGAAGTCGGCGTCGGGAAGTCCACCCAGATCGGCGAGAAGGGACAGAAGCAGCAGGTGAAGTTCCTCGGCCAGACCGTCGAGGTTTCCGACCTGTCACTGACCCGCGTGGCCCCGGCGGACATCGACAACGACGAGCTCTGGAAGTGGTTCAAGAAGGTCCGCGAAGGTGGGCTGGCTGGCGAACGCGCCAGCAACCGCAAGAACGGATCAGTCGTCCTCTACGACGCTGCGAGCACGGAGGTCGCCAGGTTCAACTTCTTCAACGGCTGGCCGAGCAAGATCGCGACCGATCAGTTGTCCGTGGATGGATCGGATGCACTGAAAGAGACGATCACGATCGTCATCGAACGGCTCGAACGGATCAAGTAG